AACGCGCGGCGGATGGTGGTGAGTTCTGGTTGAGTTTTCCTCCAGGGAGATTCTCTTCTGCGGAACGCCCATCGTAACCGCGATCCGGGACATCGCCTTCGCCTCGGTGATACTATTAGCGTTGCACCCACCAGTGAATATTAAATGCCCGGCCAAACCATTCAGGTAGAGAGAAACGCATCTTTCTGCGACCGCCCTGGTCATTGGGCTTGCGGTCCCATCTGAATACAGTCCCGCCGCCAGGCCCACTATGCAGTCGGCAGTTGATGGAAGAGCCTCCCTGATTTCATACAGCCGGCATAGTGGATCCAGCAGGAGATCGCACACAGGAGCGGCCTTGAGAGCCCATTTCAGAATCTTGTTTGGGTTTTGCAGGGTTTCTTCGCCCCTCGGCTTACCTTCACTCATTGCGTCATGACTATTTTGAGGGTCGTGGCCGAACCCTCTGCTGCCAGCTTGAGGAAGTATACACCGGACGTCAACTTCTGTACTCTGGCAGTGTACGTGCCAGGCTTTCTCTGCCCGGAATGGAGAGTCCTTATCTTTCTGCCTGCCACATCATAGATGAGCAGAGATATTGCGGATGAGTGGGGCAGTGTGTATTCAACTGCCAGAAGTCCATGGCACGGATTTGGATACGCAGTAAGCGAGAAGTGATTGGGGAGAGGACGGCTTGAATTAACCTCCTCGATCCCCACAGGAAGGTCATCAGGATGCCCAGTTCTTCTGTTATTGTGCATGAATGTGGGCCAGGCTCCGTTGAGAGCACATTCAAGATCCAGCATGTACAGCTTCTGGGTTGCCCAGTCACCAACTATCAACTCGGCAAGGTTGTCGTTGTCTATGTCGTCTATGAGGGCGTACGGCCAGAGGAATCCATTGTCCCCCGTGGAGAAGGTCCATTCTGTGGTTCTGCTGTCCGCGTCGAGCACGAATAGCGTGTCAAACCAGCTCGCTGCAATGATCTCAAACCTTCCGTCTTCATCCAGGTCTGATAGGGATGGCTGCCACTCACCTCCGTCATAAGCGTGGACCCATTGC
Above is a window of candidate division TA06 bacterium DNA encoding:
- a CDS encoding YdcF family protein; this translates as MSEGKPRGEETLQNPNKILKWALKAAPVCDLLLDPLCRLYEIREALPSTADCIVGLAAGLYSDGTASPMTRAVAERCVSLYLNGLAGHLIFTGGCNANSITEAKAMSRIAVTMGVPQKRISLEENSTRTHHHPPRV